One part of the Parabacteroides distasonis ATCC 8503 genome encodes these proteins:
- a CDS encoding DEAD/DEAH box helicase family protein, protein MRNDISLELASRLTEQVKTAFENGSLLDAVTPVTQDLLKFWFMGPYTEERSKNFHKGQKQSILNIIYLHEVLQVTTVEEIYRQVAPDLLAECNLSDLAKEKYRIPKYAVKMATGTGKTWVMHALLLWQLLNARHEEQEERSGRYTQNFLIVAPGLIVYDRLKDAYCGRLKENSTERDPFTNDLYLHKDLFIPPAYRDEVFSFIQNNVVTKEEGIGRKITGNGLIALTNWHLFLSDEEKENMVPDSAPSIIRDLLPITPGLSGGNVLEALDRKYLRGSELDYLSELSDLMVINDEAHHIHENKKQGEIEEVEWQKGLNKIAHNKGGHFIQIDFSATPYDTVGSGKKKMKCYFPHIISDFDLSQAMKSGLVKTLLLDRRQELTDLANLDYNALRDERKKVIGLSDGQRLMLRAGLRKLKILEEGFIKLDSKKRPKMMVICEDTNVTPFVESFLKEEGLAEKDVLRIDSNAKGEVKEKDWMQVKERLFNIDKYESPKVIVSVLMLREGFDVNNICVIVPLRSTQSAILLEQTVGRGLRLMWREPEYSEEKRENRLQVLVKKKAPKSYIDMLSIIEHPAFLDFYNDLMNEELAGIDEGDLPDGSNVTGDIIKVGLKDNYQDYDLFWPLIIKEQEEEIHPSEIDINRLAPFTDFSYEQLKEILAKPGESFISHDVLVGTQFGKYEVNADLCNAQSYNEYLQKVLRIVTTRFDKVGRSKPKELPTLQINQQEIIRVIDRYIRTKLFSRSFNPFENYNWKILLHNEGVATQHIVREISKAIYYMQEQIDITDAIVEKIYFSSIPTLRIRESFSLDLEKIIYEKVGYPSNKGGFEKAFLEFLDADSEVNCFIKINENQHSFASIHYIRQDGLLATYHPDFMVCTSQHIYIIETKGQDKIFDKNVRQKQLATLEWCNKINQLRAQYRMNRQWLYILLSENDFYSLKRNGATLIEICNLNKVSESVATGNLF, encoded by the coding sequence ATGAGAAACGATATATCCTTGGAATTGGCAAGCCGATTAACGGAACAAGTCAAAACTGCCTTTGAAAACGGCAGTTTATTAGATGCCGTTACCCCGGTAACACAAGATTTGCTGAAGTTTTGGTTCATGGGGCCTTATACGGAAGAACGCTCCAAGAACTTTCATAAAGGACAAAAACAAAGTATTCTAAACATCATTTATCTGCATGAAGTTTTACAAGTGACAACCGTAGAAGAAATATACCGGCAAGTTGCGCCGGATCTATTAGCCGAATGTAATCTAAGTGATTTGGCTAAAGAAAAATATCGTATTCCCAAATATGCCGTAAAGATGGCAACCGGAACAGGTAAGACATGGGTCATGCACGCTTTACTTTTATGGCAACTCCTTAACGCACGACATGAAGAACAAGAAGAACGAAGCGGACGCTACACCCAAAACTTCCTGATCGTAGCTCCTGGCCTGATTGTTTATGATCGGCTAAAGGATGCCTATTGTGGACGCCTGAAAGAGAATAGCACGGAAAGAGATCCTTTTACAAATGACCTCTATCTGCATAAAGATCTTTTCATACCTCCGGCTTATCGGGACGAAGTATTCTCTTTTATACAAAACAATGTTGTCACCAAAGAAGAGGGAATCGGACGAAAAATAACCGGAAACGGACTGATCGCCTTAACCAACTGGCATCTGTTCTTGTCTGATGAAGAGAAAGAGAATATGGTCCCAGACTCCGCTCCCTCTATTATAAGAGATTTATTGCCTATTACACCAGGCCTGAGTGGTGGTAATGTCTTAGAGGCACTGGATAGGAAATACCTACGAGGAAGCGAATTGGACTATTTATCCGAACTATCGGACTTAATGGTAATCAATGACGAAGCCCATCATATCCATGAGAATAAAAAGCAAGGAGAAATAGAAGAGGTTGAATGGCAAAAAGGATTGAATAAGATTGCCCACAACAAAGGAGGTCACTTCATCCAAATCGACTTCTCAGCTACACCCTACGATACGGTCGGTTCCGGGAAGAAAAAGATGAAATGTTATTTCCCGCATATTATATCTGACTTTGATTTAAGCCAAGCGATGAAAAGCGGATTGGTTAAGACCTTGTTGTTGGATCGCCGACAAGAATTGACAGATCTTGCCAATCTGGATTATAACGCTTTACGTGATGAACGAAAAAAAGTGATTGGATTGAGCGACGGACAACGTTTAATGCTTCGTGCCGGATTACGAAAATTAAAAATCCTTGAAGAAGGTTTTATCAAGCTGGATTCTAAGAAACGACCGAAGATGATGGTGATTTGTGAGGATACCAATGTCACCCCGTTTGTCGAATCATTCCTAAAAGAAGAGGGATTAGCCGAAAAGGATGTTCTCCGTATTGACAGCAACGCTAAAGGCGAAGTAAAAGAAAAAGATTGGATGCAGGTCAAAGAACGATTGTTCAATATCGATAAATATGAATCACCCAAAGTCATCGTTTCCGTGTTGATGCTTCGGGAAGGTTTCGATGTCAACAATATATGTGTCATCGTACCGTTACGATCTACGCAATCCGCTATTTTGTTGGAACAAACCGTAGGGCGTGGTCTTCGTTTGATGTGGAGAGAGCCTGAATATTCAGAAGAAAAAAGGGAAAACCGATTGCAAGTATTGGTTAAAAAGAAAGCACCTAAATCTTATATCGATATGCTTTCCATCATTGAACATCCGGCCTTTCTTGATTTCTACAATGATTTGATGAACGAAGAGCTTGCCGGTATAGACGAAGGTGATTTGCCGGATGGCTCCAATGTAACTGGTGATATTATAAAGGTAGGGTTAAAAGACAATTATCAAGACTATGATTTATTCTGGCCTCTTATTATCAAAGAGCAAGAGGAGGAGATACATCCTTCAGAAATAGATATAAACAGACTCGCACCTTTTACAGACTTTTCGTATGAACAACTAAAAGAAATTTTGGCGAAACCCGGTGAATCCTTTATCTCGCATGACGTCTTAGTCGGTACTCAATTCGGCAAATATGAGGTAAACGCAGACTTATGCAATGCACAAAGCTACAATGAATACTTGCAAAAGGTATTACGCATCGTCACAACACGCTTCGACAAGGTAGGAAGGAGTAAGCCTAAGGAACTACCTACATTGCAAATTAATCAGCAAGAAATCATACGGGTCATCGACCGATATATCCGAACCAAGTTATTTTCACGTTCATTCAATCCGTTCGAGAATTATAATTGGAAGATTTTACTACACAATGAGGGAGTCGCGACCCAGCATATTGTAAGAGAGATCAGTAAGGCGATCTATTATATGCAAGAACAAATAGATATAACAGATGCAATAGTTGAGAAGATTTATTTTTCTTCCATACCTACACTACGTATACGAGAAAGTTTTTCACTTGATTTGGAAAAGATTATCTATGAAAAAGTGGGCTACCCTTCCAATAAAGGAGGTTTCGAGAAAGCTTTCCTTGAATTTTTGGATGCCGACTCGGAAGTGAACTGCTTTATCAAAATAAATGAGAATCAACATAGCTTCGCATCAATCCATTATATCCGGCAGGACGGTCTATTGGCCACCTATCATCCGGACTTTATGGTATGTACATCACAACACATCTATATTATAGAAACGAAAGGACAAGACAAGATTTTCGACAAAAATGTCCGACAAAAACAATTGGCAACTCTTGAATGGTGTAATAAGATTAATCAACTGAGAGCCCAATATAGAATGAATCGACAGTGGCTTTATATATTGTTAAGTGAAAATGATTTTTATAGTCTAAAACGGAACGGTGCCACGCTTATTGAAATCTGCAATTTGAATAAGGTCTCAGAGAGTGTGGCAACAGGTAATTTGTTTTGA
- a CDS encoding site-specific DNA-methyltransferase → MPATSLIEELPKIVKEGRQEAQRILERLSSNTHIGLQTNELVLPAKDTSGLWKGKNEQVINKEWMNRLVYGDNLLAMQALLAGDEATGLPSLRGKVDLIYIDPPFDSKADYRTKINLPGMDIEQKPTVIEQFAYSDTWQDGTVSYLKMLYPRLVLMRELLSDKGSIYVHIDWHVGAYVKVLMDDVFGKDNFVNNIIWHYGGPSPIKTAFARKYDIIYLYGKTLKRIFNPQYGNIPISVLNRAKKDENGRLWLDQNLGKLKEDTIAKMESEGRLYRTKTGGLRRKQYLDEMEGAQFDNVWDIPIINSQAKEDVGYITQKPEALLERIIKASSNEGDLVCDFFGGSGTTAAVAERLGRRWITTDIGKPATLVMRKRFIDQEVKPFLYQAIGDYQKEAFQNNKQYKRIGDLSQIIMQLYGAIPFTQEQLNDRNWGYIKNGRTLVLVDSPNKVTGAATIRRAYEAKNNLLGGGWNKAVVLAWNFAFDISAAIQQYKEDVEVLVIPPDLLDKLSKKGYDKLIREGSVRFSSYQYLLVKPIQTEPHFGEQDKLTIELDNYVLLSPDNIPLDDKDKAKLQQVLEKDPLALIEYWSIDPDYDGITFRSQWQDYRENTDNDSDPLHCIYTATLITPRKAERTVCVKAVDVFGFESMVTETIHS, encoded by the coding sequence ATGCCAGCAACATCCTTAATAGAAGAACTTCCTAAAATCGTAAAAGAAGGAAGACAAGAAGCGCAACGTATTTTAGAACGTTTGAGTAGCAACACCCATATCGGATTACAAACAAATGAATTGGTTCTTCCCGCCAAAGATACTTCCGGATTATGGAAAGGAAAAAACGAACAAGTGATAAACAAAGAATGGATGAACCGTCTCGTCTATGGCGATAACTTATTGGCGATGCAAGCCCTGTTAGCCGGAGATGAAGCAACCGGATTACCCTCACTTCGGGGAAAGGTGGATTTGATTTATATCGATCCTCCTTTTGATAGCAAAGCGGATTATCGGACAAAGATTAATTTGCCGGGTATGGATATTGAACAGAAGCCAACGGTAATCGAACAATTTGCTTATTCGGATACATGGCAAGATGGAACGGTTTCTTATTTGAAGATGCTTTATCCAAGATTAGTATTGATGCGGGAGTTACTTTCGGATAAGGGAAGTATTTATGTACATATTGATTGGCATGTGGGAGCGTATGTGAAAGTTTTAATGGATGACGTGTTTGGTAAAGATAATTTTGTAAATAACATAATATGGCACTATGGAGGTCCATCACCTATTAAAACAGCTTTTGCTAGAAAATATGATATTATTTATTTATATGGAAAAACATTAAAAAGGATTTTTAACCCACAATATGGAAATATACCCATATCCGTTTTAAATAGAGCAAAAAAAGACGAAAATGGGAGACTATGGCTTGATCAAAATCTGGGAAAATTAAAAGAAGATACTATTGCTAAAATGGAATCCGAAGGACGGTTATATAGAACTAAAACTGGAGGTCTAAGAAGAAAACAATATTTGGATGAAATGGAAGGAGCGCAATTTGATAATGTATGGGATATTCCTATTATTAATTCTCAAGCAAAAGAAGACGTAGGGTATATAACCCAAAAACCCGAAGCCCTCCTCGAACGCATCATCAAAGCCAGCAGCAACGAAGGTGATCTCGTTTGCGACTTCTTCGGTGGAAGTGGAACAACCGCTGCCGTTGCCGAACGGTTAGGCCGTCGTTGGATTACTACGGATATTGGCAAACCGGCAACCTTGGTGATGCGTAAACGCTTTATCGACCAAGAGGTAAAACCATTCCTTTATCAAGCCATCGGCGATTATCAGAAAGAGGCTTTCCAAAACAATAAACAATACAAACGGATTGGCGATTTGAGCCAGATCATCATGCAACTGTATGGCGCAATACCATTTACGCAGGAACAACTGAATGACCGGAACTGGGGATATATCAAGAACGGACGGACGTTGGTATTGGTAGATAGTCCCAATAAAGTAACCGGGGCAGCTACAATCCGCCGGGCATACGAAGCCAAAAACAATCTGTTGGGCGGTGGATGGAACAAGGCTGTCGTACTGGCATGGAACTTTGCGTTTGATATTTCTGCTGCTATCCAACAATACAAGGAGGATGTTGAGGTCTTGGTGATTCCACCAGACCTGTTGGACAAACTCTCCAAGAAAGGATATGACAAACTGATAAGGGAAGGCTCTGTCCGTTTCAGCAGTTATCAATATCTATTGGTAAAACCTATTCAGACAGAACCGCATTTCGGTGAACAGGACAAACTAACAATCGAATTGGATAATTATGTGCTTCTTTCACCCGACAATATCCCGTTGGATGATAAAGATAAAGCCAAATTGCAACAAGTATTAGAGAAAGATCCATTGGCTTTGATCGAGTATTGGAGCATCGATCCGGATTACGATGGCATCACATTCCGTAGCCAATGGCAAGACTATCGGGAAAATACGGACAATGATAGCGATCCGCTTCATTGCATCTATACCGCTACATTAATCACTCCTCGAAAAGCGGAACGGACGGTTTGCGTGAAAGCGGTCGATGTATTCGGCTTTGAGAGCATGGTAACAGAGACTATTCATTCTTAA
- a CDS encoding HepT-like ribonuclease domain-containing protein yields the protein MREKPKDNTRLRHMLEAINNVIEFTTDVTFEEYSRNKILRFAVIKNLEIVGEAAYLITKEFREEHQEIAWNEVIGMRHVLVHGYYQIRDEIVWGTIQTDLFPLKDKIERLICK from the coding sequence ATGAGAGAGAAGCCTAAAGATAATACACGTCTACGGCATATGCTGGAGGCAATAAATAATGTCATTGAGTTCACGACAGATGTGACTTTTGAGGAGTATTCAAGGAACAAGATATTGCGTTTTGCGGTCATCAAGAATTTGGAGATTGTAGGGGAGGCTGCTTATTTGATTACAAAGGAATTTCGGGAGGAACATCAAGAGATCGCATGGAATGAGGTCATAGGCATGCGCCATGTGTTAGTGCATGGGTATTATCAGATTCGGGATGAGATTGTGTGGGGAACCATTCAAACAGATCTATTTCCGCTTAAGGATAAGATAGAACGGTTGATCTGTAAATAA
- a CDS encoding nucleotidyltransferase family protein, whose translation MKQQIINKLRGFFSLQPIEKAWVFGSCSRGEETKDSDIDILVRFDSHARITLFKYAGMVEALSQLLHRKVDLVEEGQLKDFAVSSVDRDKILVYEREA comes from the coding sequence ATGAAACAACAGATAATTAATAAGCTAAGAGGCTTTTTCTCTTTGCAACCAATAGAGAAAGCATGGGTGTTTGGTTCCTGTTCACGTGGAGAGGAGACGAAGGATAGCGATATTGATATTCTGGTTCGTTTTGACTCCCACGCTCGTATTACATTATTCAAGTATGCTGGTATGGTGGAAGCTCTAAGCCAATTGTTGCATCGTAAGGTTGATTTAGTGGAGGAAGGACAATTGAAGGATTTCGCCGTTTCTTCTGTAGATCGGGATAAAATATTGGTATATGAGAGAGAAGCCTAA
- a CDS encoding helix-turn-helix transcriptional regulator — MDRKIWMILQRIDKNLLLAAKQVLNMDEAMLLTGLSKSHLYRLTSSCQIPHYKPSGKQIYFDRSEIEEWLKRNRVDSVEEIEQAAINHVVMNKKGRGRV; from the coding sequence ATGGACAGGAAAATATGGATGATCCTTCAAAGGATTGATAAAAATTTGTTATTAGCAGCAAAACAAGTGTTGAACATGGATGAGGCAATGTTACTTACCGGATTAAGTAAATCTCATCTATATAGATTAACTAGCTCTTGTCAAATACCTCATTATAAACCTTCAGGGAAGCAGATTTATTTTGATCGCTCGGAGATTGAGGAGTGGCTTAAACGAAATCGTGTTGATTCGGTAGAAGAGATAGAGCAAGCCGCCATTAATCATGTTGTAATGAATAAAAAAGGAAGGGGGAGAGTATGA
- the ychF gene encoding redox-regulated ATPase YchF has product MALQCGIVGLPNVGKSTLFNCLSNAKAQSANFPFCTIEPNVGVITVPDERLNKLAEIEHPQRVIPTTVEIVDIAGLVKGASKGEGLGNKFLANIRETDAILHVLRCFDDDNIVHVDGRVDPVRDKEIIDYELQIKDLETIDSRIAKVQKQAQTGGDKQAKIAYEVLCKYKEALEQGKSARTVSFDTKDEERIAHDLFLLTDKPVMYVCNVDEASAVNGNKYVDAVREAVKDEDAQILVVAAKIESEIAEFDTYEERQMFLQEIGLEESGVSRLIKSAYKLLNLQTFLTAGSDECRAWTFHKGWKAPQCAGVIHTDFEKGFIRAEVIKYEDYIAYGSEAAVKEAGKMSVEGKEYVVQDGDIMHFRFNV; this is encoded by the coding sequence ATGGCATTACAATGTGGCATTGTGGGACTTCCGAACGTAGGAAAGTCTACCCTTTTCAATTGCCTATCCAATGCGAAGGCACAATCAGCGAACTTTCCGTTCTGTACGATCGAACCGAATGTAGGCGTGATCACCGTACCCGACGAGCGACTGAATAAACTAGCGGAAATCGAACATCCGCAGCGAGTGATCCCCACCACCGTAGAGATCGTGGATATCGCCGGATTGGTGAAAGGAGCGAGTAAAGGCGAGGGATTAGGCAATAAGTTCTTGGCTAATATCCGTGAGACAGACGCTATCTTGCACGTATTGCGTTGCTTCGACGACGATAATATCGTGCACGTGGACGGACGTGTAGACCCGGTCCGTGATAAGGAGATCATTGACTATGAGCTTCAGATCAAGGATTTGGAAACGATAGACAGCCGTATCGCCAAGGTGCAAAAACAAGCGCAAACCGGAGGTGATAAGCAAGCCAAGATCGCTTACGAGGTACTTTGTAAATACAAAGAGGCTTTAGAACAAGGAAAAAGCGCACGTACCGTTTCTTTTGATACGAAAGACGAGGAACGCATTGCCCACGATTTATTCTTGCTGACGGATAAACCTGTCATGTATGTTTGTAACGTGGATGAGGCTAGCGCCGTAAACGGCAATAAATATGTAGATGCCGTACGCGAGGCGGTTAAAGACGAGGATGCCCAGATTCTAGTAGTCGCCGCTAAGATCGAGAGCGAGATCGCTGAGTTCGATACCTATGAGGAACGCCAGATGTTCTTACAAGAGATCGGATTGGAAGAGTCTGGCGTAAGCCGTTTGATTAAATCGGCTTACAAATTATTGAATCTGCAAACCTTCTTGACCGCCGGATCGGACGAATGTCGTGCGTGGACGTTCCATAAAGGCTGGAAAGCTCCTCAATGCGCCGGTGTTATCCATACGGACTTCGAAAAAGGATTTATCCGTGCCGAGGTGATCAAGTACGAGGATTATATCGCTTATGGCTCCGAGGCTGCTGTTAAAGAGGCCGGAAAGATGAGCGTTGAAGGTAAGGAATATGTTGTGCAAGATGGAGATATCATGCATTTCCGTTTCAATGTATAA
- a CDS encoding TolB family protein, with the protein MKRFLNSVLCMCIAVFCTHAQKKNVTSVLEVMDITTGQRSVVKEFPFLIEAPNWTPDGNWLVYNSGGKLYKLSPESPGEPQLINSDYATRCNNDHVISADGKQIAISNGTKEDGRSRIYTLPFEGGVPRLITPLGPSYLHGWSPDGKQLAYCAERNGNFDVYVIPALGGEEKRLTTAEGLDDGPEYSPCGQYIWFNSVRTGLMQVWRMKADGSEQTQMTFDETRNSWFPHISPDGKQIVFITYTKGDLEPGQHLANKNVELRLMPAEGGEPKTLVKLFGGQGTINVNSWAPDSKRFAFVSYRLN; encoded by the coding sequence ATGAAACGTTTTCTCAATTCTGTACTTTGTATGTGTATCGCCGTTTTTTGTACGCATGCCCAAAAAAAGAATGTGACTAGTGTGCTGGAAGTGATGGACATTACGACCGGGCAACGTTCCGTTGTCAAGGAATTCCCTTTTTTGATCGAGGCACCTAACTGGACTCCGGATGGTAATTGGCTTGTATATAATAGTGGAGGAAAATTATATAAGCTCTCTCCGGAATCTCCGGGAGAGCCGCAATTAATCAATAGCGACTACGCGACCCGTTGCAACAACGACCATGTGATCTCCGCGGATGGGAAGCAAATAGCGATCAGTAACGGAACGAAAGAAGATGGCCGGTCGCGTATCTATACCCTGCCTTTCGAAGGAGGTGTTCCCCGATTGATTACCCCACTCGGTCCTAGCTACCTACACGGGTGGAGCCCCGACGGAAAACAACTCGCTTATTGCGCCGAGAGAAACGGTAATTTTGATGTTTACGTCATTCCTGCCCTAGGCGGAGAAGAAAAACGTCTTACGACAGCCGAAGGTTTGGACGATGGCCCCGAATACTCACCTTGCGGACAATATATCTGGTTCAACTCCGTACGTACCGGGCTTATGCAAGTCTGGCGCATGAAGGCGGATGGTTCCGAACAAACCCAGATGACATTCGATGAGACCCGAAATTCTTGGTTTCCCCACATCTCTCCGGATGGAAAACAAATCGTTTTCATCACCTATACAAAAGGTGATCTGGAACCCGGACAACACCTCGCCAATAAAAACGTAGAGTTACGCCTTATGCCAGCCGAGGGCGGAGAACCTAAGACTTTAGTCAAACTATTCGGCGGGCAAGGTACGATAAACGTAAACTCTTGGGCACCCGATAGCAAGCGATTCGCTTTCGTCAGTTACCGGTTAAATTGA
- a CDS encoding AraC family transcriptional regulator has translation MLDKIQFLLSLQILGFCVFGGITLLLRARENRAKQILGWSMLLWAFLAAVRVSVNLYLEDSKEIFHPDVLIMGCIVVATLACYVIEVLRPCYMTVRRFFIFTSPIWVLGISFLIYRLSGGNIHRYNSFGEVFDTLNLDVVIRLLILFFTLLYMIVPIYLILRYSEGFKVYLRENVSDPEDYDLDWLKKTMLILSSMYIFYLVLLFTDRVSLYVIDKTFLLVLWYYFFYKALFLKVIHLDHTFESGWGLPDLEEDTDDDQGSEEQKGIIRQRYVEEVQAWFEREKPYLREDLRLTDLQRIFPMSRSYLSQLFNKELGCSFSDYVNHFRVEESKRLLEAEPLASIQEIAERSGFHSISTFRRAFIKQTGVIPSEYRRDGNESI, from the coding sequence ATGTTGGATAAAATTCAGTTTCTACTAAGCTTACAGATATTAGGCTTTTGTGTTTTTGGTGGTATTACCCTGCTACTACGGGCCCGTGAGAATAGGGCAAAACAGATTTTGGGGTGGAGTATGTTATTATGGGCGTTTTTAGCGGCGGTACGAGTATCGGTTAACCTGTATTTAGAGGATTCAAAAGAGATATTTCATCCGGATGTGCTGATTATGGGATGTATTGTGGTAGCTACATTAGCTTGTTACGTGATAGAAGTGTTACGACCTTGCTATATGACCGTTCGCCGTTTCTTTATTTTTACCAGTCCGATATGGGTATTGGGTATTTCTTTTTTGATTTACCGGCTATCCGGTGGAAATATTCATCGTTATAACTCTTTTGGCGAGGTATTCGATACCTTGAATCTGGATGTGGTTATAAGGCTTTTGATTTTATTTTTCACGCTTCTGTATATGATCGTTCCTATTTATCTGATCTTGCGCTATAGTGAGGGATTTAAGGTGTATTTAAGGGAAAATGTATCGGACCCGGAAGATTATGATCTGGACTGGTTGAAAAAGACCATGCTGATCCTTTCTTCTATGTATATTTTTTATTTGGTATTGTTGTTTACGGATCGGGTTAGCCTATATGTAATCGACAAAACGTTTTTATTGGTTTTATGGTACTATTTCTTTTATAAGGCCTTGTTCCTAAAGGTTATCCATTTGGATCACACATTCGAGAGCGGATGGGGATTACCCGATTTGGAGGAGGATACGGATGATGATCAAGGTAGTGAGGAACAGAAAGGCATCATACGCCAAAGGTATGTTGAGGAAGTACAGGCGTGGTTTGAACGTGAAAAGCCCTATCTACGGGAAGATTTACGCTTAACGGATTTACAGCGGATCTTCCCGATGAGCCGCTCTTATCTATCCCAATTGTTTAATAAAGAATTAGGTTGTTCCTTCTCGGATTACGTAAACCATTTCAGGGTAGAGGAAAGCAAACGTTTATTGGAAGCCGAACCTCTGGCCAGTATACAAGAGATAGCCGAACGTTCGGGCTTCCATTCTATCAGTACGTTCCGTCGTGCGTTTATTAAGCAGACAGGGGTTATTCCTTCCGAATACAGGAGAGACGGGAACGAGTCAATTTAA
- a CDS encoding fimbrillin family protein, producing the protein MRNLVLFTSMILSFWGCSNDKDFGGLENIGWNEKPLQITTRILTTKSTNFIQEFKEGSMLGLQITSGTVDDLYNGISTYKNVSVKAYRVNGKIRWQQSPEVILDSNEATIYAYYPYQEDINFNARQIPVKLAPNALETDDYMYGTHAIGQKAVNSTSPLVLLSMNHALSLISFQLNLSKGKTGAFIISSVQVGNKPGGTTLVSEGTLDITTGDIIGSTARSTSASTVLSLTNPVTLINEKYCDPMRLMVIPPSGTIGTGDVETLFTINGETYKFDIPANTQWEKGKKYLYKLSFNGRSLQLRDVSITDWLPGNDEGLIGNIM; encoded by the coding sequence ATGAGAAATTTAGTACTCTTTACCAGTATGATTTTAAGCTTTTGGGGTTGCTCCAACGACAAAGACTTCGGAGGTCTTGAGAATATCGGCTGGAATGAAAAACCACTCCAAATAACGACTCGTATCCTAACTACAAAATCCACCAATTTTATACAAGAATTTAAAGAAGGCTCTATGCTCGGACTACAAATCACGTCCGGTACAGTCGACGATTTATACAATGGCATATCCACTTATAAAAACGTAAGCGTAAAAGCTTATAGAGTGAATGGAAAAATCCGGTGGCAACAGAGTCCGGAAGTGATCCTTGACTCTAATGAAGCTACGATATACGCATATTATCCATATCAAGAAGATATAAATTTTAACGCCCGGCAGATACCTGTTAAACTGGCCCCGAACGCATTGGAGACCGATGATTATATGTATGGAACCCATGCGATCGGACAAAAAGCGGTCAACAGTACCTCGCCACTTGTATTACTCAGCATGAATCATGCCCTATCGCTTATATCTTTCCAGCTGAACCTAAGCAAAGGCAAGACAGGTGCCTTTATTATAAGTTCCGTTCAAGTAGGAAATAAGCCCGGTGGAACAACTTTAGTCAGCGAAGGAACCCTCGATATCACGACGGGCGATATCATCGGTTCTACCGCCCGTAGCACGTCCGCATCCACGGTATTATCCTTGACGAATCCGGTTACCCTCATCAACGAGAAATATTGTGATCCTATGCGGCTCATGGTAATTCCACCTTCCGGCACGATCGGAACCGGAGACGTGGAGACCTTATTCACGATCAACGGAGAAACCTACAAATTTGACATACCCGCTAACACCCAATGGGAAAAAGGGAAAAAATATTTATATAAGCTAAGCTTTAACGGAAGGTCGTTACAATTGCGAGACGTCTCTATCACAGACTGGTTACCGGGTAACGACGAAGGATTGATTGGCAATATCATGTAA